The following are encoded in a window of Hippoglossus hippoglossus isolate fHipHip1 chromosome 23, fHipHip1.pri, whole genome shotgun sequence genomic DNA:
- the LOC117757010 gene encoding SLIT-ROBO Rho GTPase-activating protein 1-like isoform X2, translating into MSNSNKSKKDKEILAEYESQVKDVRTQLVEQQRCLEQQTEMRVQLLQDLQDFFRKKSEIETEYSRNLEKLAERFMAKTRSTKDHQQYKKDQNLLSPVNCWYLLLNQVRRESKDHATLSDLYLNNVITRLTHISEDSARLLKRSKEIIFQLQEDLMKLLNELYTVMKTYHMYHSETVNAETKLREAERQEGRVKGVTATSGGVEPVFGLRIEERHQRRNAARKMEKMREKRKAKYSENKLKALKARNEYLLTLEATNASVFKYYIHDLPDIIDCCDLGYHSSLSRALKTYLSAELSLEASRRAGLEVLEGAVEGLDPARDRQRLLGLYPTAFCPPQRFSFQAHMGDAVTQIASQPQVQAELSLRLTQLQTRLASLKIENEEVKKTWGATLTTLQDVTVLDNYDVSQSFTHSPSSESVKSSVSDGYLNKPSLAKRRANHQETELFYFNKFREYLEGSNLISKLQAKHDILKKALAEGYKSDLLTTSRGRKNSHSKHQDSTKAIPLLVESCIRYINLHGLQHQGIFRVSGSQVEVNDIKNSFERGNDPLIDEESNHDINSVAGVLKLYFRGLENPLFPKERFNDLISCVRIENLYERAQCVRKILLGVPRATLVVMRYLFAFLNHLSQYSDENMMDAGNLAIVFGPTLLPTPDTLDQVACQAHVNEVVKTVILHHDNIFPDTKDLPGPVYEKCMTGDQYCESPFSEPGALEEAEPDAGTETQTSDEEGEGVEAVARFDYVGRSGRELSFKKGASLQLFQRASHDWWEGRLNGNHGLVPHQYIVLKDRRVHGRGDLADAMSDTLSQKADSDGGSSSTDDKRSRSELSSPTDIRPPETYNSHRRKRTDGLFRRPLGRSNDNHGNMERSSPPVTGHFSPRELLLGRGQGLTPPLDSPERRRRSAAVTMTVSRHDSLRRPEDTPIRRSSSGQHGFSDSHRSRALDPDTLAQDIEETVTVALGELRHLERQGCRPAPDVVLDTLEQMKNGPINTCSSESPSPHSTPSTPGTPGTPGTPGTPSPLSPLSPMSPLPGPPPGPPRPANPSPDTMGSFKPVAAARMGAPLRPPALRPKPIVPPKSSTPPLPPPLDKSCTM; encoded by the exons atgtgcgGACGCAGTTGGTGGAGCAGCAGCGTTgcctggagcagcagacagagatgCGGGTCCAGCTGCTTCAGGACCTGCAGGACTTCTTCAGGAAAAAGTCAGAGATCGAGACGGAATATTCCCGAAACCTGGAGAAGCTCGCCGAGCGGTTCATGGCGAAGACACGCAGCACGAAAGATCATCAGCAATACAA AAAAGACCAGAATCTGCTTTCTCCGGTCAACTGCTGGTACCTGCTGCTGAACCAG gtgaggagagagagtaAGGACCACGCCACGCTCAGCGACCTCTACCTGAACAACGTCATCACGCGCCTCACTCACATCAGCGAGGACTCGGCCCGCCTGCTGAAGAGG AGCAAAGAGATCATCTTTCAGCTTCAGGAAGATCTCATGAAGCTCCTGAACGAGCTTTACACC GTGATGAAGACCTACCACATGTACCACTCGGAGACGGTGAACGCGGAGACCAAGCTGCGGGAGGCGGAGCGTCAGGAGGGCCGCGTGAAGGGCGTGACGGCGACGAGCGGAGGGGTGGAGCCTGTGTTCGGCCTGCGGATAGAGGAGCGCCACCAGAGACGCAACGCCGCACGCAAGAtggagaagatgagagagaag AGGAAGGCAAAGTACTCGGAGAACAAGCTGAAGGCTCTTAAAGCGAGGAACGAGTACCTGCTGACTCTGGAGGCCACTAACGCCTCCGTGTTCAAGTATTACATCCACGACCTGCCGGACATCATAGAC TGTTGTGACCTAGGGTACCACTCCAGTCTGAGTCGGGCCCTGAAGACCTACCTATCAGCCGAGCTGAGCCTTGAGGCCTCCAGGAGGGCGGggctggaggtgctggaggGCGCCGTCGAGGGCCTGGACCCCGCCCGCGACCGGCAGCGTCTGCTGGGCCTCTACCCCACCGCCTTCTGCCCCCCGCAGCGCTTCAGCTTCCAGGCCCACATGGGAGACGCA gtGACCCAGATCGCCTCCCAGCCTCAGGTCCAGGCCGAGCTCTCCCTCCGTCTCACTCAGCTCCAGACCCGCCTGGCGTCGCTGAAGATCGAGAATGAAGAG GTGAAGAAGACCTGGGGTGCGACCCTGACGACGCTGCAGGACGTGACGGTGCTGGACAACTACGACGTCTCCCAGAGCTTCACCCACAGCCCGTCCTCCGAGTCGGTGAAGTCCAGCGTGTCGGACGGTTACTTGAACAAGCCGAGCCTGGCCAAGAGACGGGCCAATCATCAGGAGACGGAGCTCTTCTACTTCAAC AAGTTCCGCGAGTATCTGGAAGGAAGTAATCTCATTTCCAAACTCCAGGCCAAACACGACATCCTGAAGAAAGCTTTAGCAGAAG GTTATAAATCTGATCTGCTAACTACCAG TCGTGGGCGGAAGAACTCTCACAGCAAACACCAG GACTCAACCAAAGCCATACCCCTGCTGGTGGAGAGCTGCATCCGCTACATCAATCTACACG GCCTCCAGCATCAGGGCATATTCCGGGTGTCAGGATCTCAGGTGGAGGTCAACGATATCAAGAACTCCTTCGAAAGAG GTAATGACCCGCTGATCGACGAGGAGAGCAACCATGACATCAACTCTGTGGCCGGAGTGTTGAAGCTCTACTTCAGGGGTCTGGAGAACCCGCTGTTCCCCAAGGAAAGATTCAACGACCTCATCTCCTGCGTCC gAATAGAAAACCTCTACGAGAGAGCGCAGTGCGTCCGCAAGATCCTGCTGGGCGTCCCGAGGGCGACTCTGGTGGTGATGCGTTATCTGTTCGCCTTCCTCAACCA TCTTTCCCAGTACAGCGATGAGAACATGATGGATGCTGGGAACCTGGCCATCGTGTTTGGCCCCACCCTCCTGCCCACGCCGGACACGCTGGACCAGGTGGCGTGTCAGGCGCACGTGAACGAGGTCGTCAAAACGGTCATCCTGCACCACGACAACATCTTCCCCGACACCAAGGACCTGCCCGGGCCGGTGTACGAGAAGTGCATGACTGGAGACCAGTACTG cGAGAGTCCATTCAGCGAGCCGGGAGCGCTGGAGGAGGCCGAGCCCGACGCCGGCACCGAGACCCAGACCAGCGACGAGG AGGGCGAGGGCGTGGAGGCGGTGGCGAGGTTCGACTACGTGGGCCGCTCGGGCCGCGAGCTCTCCTTCAAGAAGGGAGCGTCCCTGCAGCTCTTCCAGCGAGCGTCACATGACTGGTGGGAGGGGCGACTCAACGGAAACCACGGCCTGGTGCCTCATCAGTACATCGTGCTGAAGGACAGGCGAGTGCACGGCCGCGGCGATTT GGCCGACGCCATGTCCGACACGCTCAGTCAGAAGGCGGACAGCgacggcggcagcagcagcaccgacGACAAGAGGTCCAGGAGCGAGCTGAGCTCCCCCACCGACATCCGACCTCCTGAGACCTATAACAG TCACAGGAGGAAGCGAACCGACGGTTTGTTCCGACGTCCGCTCGGCCGCTCCAACGACAACCACGGGAACATGGAGCGCAGCTCTCCGCCCGTGACGGGTCACTTCAGTCccagggagctgctgctggggcGGGGTCAGGGCTTGACCCCGCCCCTCGACAGCCCAGAGCGCCGCCGCCGCTCTGCCGCTGTGACCATGACCGTGAGCCGACATGATTCGCTGAGAAGACCTGAGGACACGCCCATCCGGCGCTCGAGCAGCGGGCAACATGGCTTCAGTGACTCCCATCGAAGCAGAGCACTGGACCCTGACACACTggcacag GACATCGAGGAGACGGTGACGGTGGCGCTGGGCGAGCTGCGGCACCTGGAGCGTCAGGGCTGCCGGCCGGCGCCCGACGTGGTGCTGGACACTCTGGAGCAGATGAAGAACGGCCCCATCAACACCTGCTCCTCCGAGTCTCCCAGCCCCCACAGCACCCCCAGCACCCCCGGCACACCTGGGACCCCCGGGACCCCCGGCACCCCGAGCCCCCTCAGTCCTCTGAGCCCCATGAGCCCGCTCCCCGGGCCCCCGCCTGGACCCCCCAGACCAGCCAACCCCTCCCCTGACACCATGGGCTCCTTCAAACCCGTGGCAGCCGCCCGAATGGGGGCTCCGCTGAGGCCCCCCGCCCTGAGGCCCAAGCCCATAGTCCCACCTAAGAGCAGCACCCCCCCTCTGCCCCCACCTCTGGACAAATCCTGCACCATGTGA